A window of the Oncorhynchus keta strain PuntledgeMale-10-30-2019 chromosome 21, Oket_V2, whole genome shotgun sequence genome harbors these coding sequences:
- the LOC118400495 gene encoding double-stranded RNA-binding protein Staufen homolog 1-like isoform X3 encodes MANPKEKTPMCLVNELARFNKIQPEYKLLCEQGPAHSKIFSVRLSLGDQHWEAEGTSIKKAQHSAAATAMAQTTMPKPSMRNNTRNNTVDCMTQTVELNSLCMKLGMKPMYKPIDPYPGMRPPSFNYNIRAPGPYQRSMQQYYYPFPPVGPVLYHMELNIGGQQFHGKGRTRQLAKHDAASKALKSLQKEPILLQQLPEMNGEDTEENLNKSEISQVFEIALKRNMPVNFEVLKEAGPPHMKSFMVRVAVGEFCGEGEGKSKKIAKKLAATAVLEELRRLPQLIPCVEKMQPARIKKKTKSIIKLQTSPEYGQGMNPISRLAQIQQAKKEKEPEYNMLTERGLPRRREFVMQVTVCGQCAEGLGPSKKVAKKNAAEKMLELLGFKVPQPQPHKPALKTDEKVPLKKNGDGRKVTFFEPGSVEESQSLGSKEEDYRLPFLSHQQLPAGILLMVPEVAQAVGASPSQGHQNKDYGPRANPAKATLTAIIANELLYAGASLTAETILKSQNSVGHLVPHGPLTRPSELLSYLANVQGLQVEYKDFPKNNKNEFVSLINCSSQPPLISHGIGKDVESCHDMAALNILKILSELDQHQQQTNDRAGNAPLSGCGKQDMEGSDSLLIKQANSSTLGQQTLDGTV; translated from the exons ATGGCAAACCCTAAAGAGAAGACCCCCATGTGTCTGGTGAATGAGTTAGCCCGTTTCAATAAGATCCAGCCTGAGTATAAGCTGCTCTGTGAGCAAGGACCAGCTCACTCCAAG ATCTTCTCAGTGAGGTTATCGCTAGGGGATCAGCACTGGGAGGCAGAGGGGACCAGCATAAAGAAGGCCCAGCACTCTGCAGCTGCCACAGCCATGGCCCAGACTACAATGCCCAAACCTAGCATGAGGAACAATACCCGCAACAACACAG TAGACTGCATGACGCAAACGGTGGAGCTGAATTCCCTCTGTATGAAGTTAGGGATGAAGCCTATGTACAAGCCCATAGACCCTTACCCTGGGATGAGACCACCCAGCTTCAACTACAACATCAGGGCACCGGGGCCTTACCAACGCTCCATGCAACA GTACTACTACCCGTTTCCCCCAGTGGGGCCTGTGCTGTACCACATGGAGCTGAACATCGGGGGTCAGCAGTTCCACGGGAAGGGGCGTACGCGGCAGCTCGCCAAACACGACGCCGCCTCCAAGGCCCTGAAGAGTCTGCAGAAGGAGCCCATACTGCTGCAGCAGCTGCCTGAG ATGAATGGAGAAGACACTGAAGAGAACCTCAACAAATCAGAAATCAGCCAGGTGTTTGAGATCGCACTGAAGAGGAACATGCCTGTCAACTTTGAG GTTCTGAAGGAGGCAGGTCCTCCCCACATGAAGAGCTTCATGGTGCGTGTGGCGGTGGGGGAGTTCTGTGGTGAGGGCGAGGGCAAGAGTAAGAAGATCGCTAAGAAGCTGGCAGCTACAGCCGTGCTGGAGGAACTGAGGAGACTGCCCCAGCTGATCCCCTGCGTGGAAAAGATGCAGCCAGCACGCATCAAGAAGAAGACCAAGTCCATCATTAAG CTGCAGACCAGTCCAGAATATGGCCAGGGCATGAACCCCATCAGCAGACTGGCTCAGATCCAGCAGGCTAAGAAAGAGAAGGAACCAGAGTACAACATGCTGACAGAGAGGGGGCTGCCCAGACGCAGGGAGTTTGTTATGCAG GTGACGGTGTGTGGTCAGTGTGCGGAGGGCTTGGGCCCCAGTAAGAAGGTAGCAAAGAAGAACGCAGCAGAGAAGATGCTGGAGCTTCTAGGTTTCAAAGTGCCTCAGCCGCAGCCCCACAAACCTGCGCTCAAAACGGACGAAAAG GTTCCACTGAAGAAAAATGGAGATGGGAGGAAAGTGACCTTCTTTGAGCCAGGCTCTGTGGAAGAGAGCCAGTCGCTGG GTTCCAAGGAGGAGGACTACCGCCTGCCCTTCCTCAGCCACCAGCAGCTCCCAGCAGGCATTCTGCTCATGGTGCCCGAGGTGGCCCAGGCTGTAGGGGCCAGCCCTAGCCAGGGGCACCAGAACAAGGACTACGGTCCCCGGGCCAACCCTGCCAAG gcCACCTTGACGGCCATCATCGCCAATGAGCTGCTGTACGCTGGTGCCTCCCTGACCGCCGAGACCATTCTGAAGAGCCAGAACAGTGTGGGTCATCTAGTACCCCATGGACCCCTGACCAGACCCTCTGAACTGCTCAGCTACCTGGCCAATGTACAGGGACTGcag GTGGAATACAAAGACTTCCCCAAAAACAACAAGAATGAATTTGTATCGCTGATCAACTGCTCCTCCCAGCCCCCCCTCATCAGCCACGGCATTGGCAAGGACGTGGAGTCCTGTCACGACATG GCTGCCTTGAATATCCTGAAGATTCTGTCAGAGCTGGACCAGCACCAGCAGCAGACCAATGACAGGGCAGGGAATGCACCACTCTCTGG GTGTGGTAAACAGGACATGGAGGGCAGTGACTCTCTCCTCATCAAACAGGCTAACTCAAGCACCTTGGGACAACAGACTCTGGATGGCACTGTCTAG
- the LOC118400495 gene encoding double-stranded RNA-binding protein Staufen homolog 1-like isoform X2 — MFQCPGNSVSSAAASPMQQLSQPQPGYSIPCASSPLPSESASHPLRSSALPLGSATPFSPTSTVSNMANPKEKTPMCLVNELARFNKIQPEYKLLCEQGPAHSKIFSVRLSLGDQHWEAEGTSIKKAQHSAAATAMAQTTMPKPSMRNNTRNNTDCMTQTVELNSLCMKLGMKPMYKPIDPYPGMRPPSFNYNIRAPGPYQRSMQQYYYPFPPVGPVLYHMELNIGGQQFHGKGRTRQLAKHDAASKALKSLQKEPILLQQLPEMNGEDTEENLNKSEISQVFEIALKRNMPVNFEVLKEAGPPHMKSFMVRVAVGEFCGEGEGKSKKIAKKLAATAVLEELRRLPQLIPCVEKMQPARIKKKTKSIIKLQTSPEYGQGMNPISRLAQIQQAKKEKEPEYNMLTERGLPRRREFVMQVTVCGQCAEGLGPSKKVAKKNAAEKMLELLGFKVPQPQPHKPALKTDEKVPLKKNGDGRKVTFFEPGSVEESQSLGSKEEDYRLPFLSHQQLPAGILLMVPEVAQAVGASPSQGHQNKDYGPRANPAKATLTAIIANELLYAGASLTAETILKSQNSVGHLVPHGPLTRPSELLSYLANVQGLQVEYKDFPKNNKNEFVSLINCSSQPPLISHGIGKDVESCHDMAALNILKILSELDQHQQQTNDRAGNAPLSGCGKQDMEGSDSLLIKQANSSTLGQQTLDGTV, encoded by the exons ATGTTCCAGTGTCCGGGTAACTCTGTGTCCAGCGCTGCTGCCAGCCCCATGCAGCAGctgtctcagccccagccagggTACAGCATCCCCTGTGCCTCGAGTCCCCTGCCCTCTGAGAGCGCCAGTCACCCTCTCCGGAGCTCAGCCCTGCCCTTGGGCTCAGCCACTCCCTTCAGCCCCACCTCcacag tatCTAACATGGCAAACCCTAAAGAGAAGACCCCCATGTGTCTGGTGAATGAGTTAGCCCGTTTCAATAAGATCCAGCCTGAGTATAAGCTGCTCTGTGAGCAAGGACCAGCTCACTCCAAG ATCTTCTCAGTGAGGTTATCGCTAGGGGATCAGCACTGGGAGGCAGAGGGGACCAGCATAAAGAAGGCCCAGCACTCTGCAGCTGCCACAGCCATGGCCCAGACTACAATGCCCAAACCTAGCATGAGGAACAATACCCGCAACAACACAG ACTGCATGACGCAAACGGTGGAGCTGAATTCCCTCTGTATGAAGTTAGGGATGAAGCCTATGTACAAGCCCATAGACCCTTACCCTGGGATGAGACCACCCAGCTTCAACTACAACATCAGGGCACCGGGGCCTTACCAACGCTCCATGCAACA GTACTACTACCCGTTTCCCCCAGTGGGGCCTGTGCTGTACCACATGGAGCTGAACATCGGGGGTCAGCAGTTCCACGGGAAGGGGCGTACGCGGCAGCTCGCCAAACACGACGCCGCCTCCAAGGCCCTGAAGAGTCTGCAGAAGGAGCCCATACTGCTGCAGCAGCTGCCTGAG ATGAATGGAGAAGACACTGAAGAGAACCTCAACAAATCAGAAATCAGCCAGGTGTTTGAGATCGCACTGAAGAGGAACATGCCTGTCAACTTTGAG GTTCTGAAGGAGGCAGGTCCTCCCCACATGAAGAGCTTCATGGTGCGTGTGGCGGTGGGGGAGTTCTGTGGTGAGGGCGAGGGCAAGAGTAAGAAGATCGCTAAGAAGCTGGCAGCTACAGCCGTGCTGGAGGAACTGAGGAGACTGCCCCAGCTGATCCCCTGCGTGGAAAAGATGCAGCCAGCACGCATCAAGAAGAAGACCAAGTCCATCATTAAG CTGCAGACCAGTCCAGAATATGGCCAGGGCATGAACCCCATCAGCAGACTGGCTCAGATCCAGCAGGCTAAGAAAGAGAAGGAACCAGAGTACAACATGCTGACAGAGAGGGGGCTGCCCAGACGCAGGGAGTTTGTTATGCAG GTGACGGTGTGTGGTCAGTGTGCGGAGGGCTTGGGCCCCAGTAAGAAGGTAGCAAAGAAGAACGCAGCAGAGAAGATGCTGGAGCTTCTAGGTTTCAAAGTGCCTCAGCCGCAGCCCCACAAACCTGCGCTCAAAACGGACGAAAAG GTTCCACTGAAGAAAAATGGAGATGGGAGGAAAGTGACCTTCTTTGAGCCAGGCTCTGTGGAAGAGAGCCAGTCGCTGG GTTCCAAGGAGGAGGACTACCGCCTGCCCTTCCTCAGCCACCAGCAGCTCCCAGCAGGCATTCTGCTCATGGTGCCCGAGGTGGCCCAGGCTGTAGGGGCCAGCCCTAGCCAGGGGCACCAGAACAAGGACTACGGTCCCCGGGCCAACCCTGCCAAG gcCACCTTGACGGCCATCATCGCCAATGAGCTGCTGTACGCTGGTGCCTCCCTGACCGCCGAGACCATTCTGAAGAGCCAGAACAGTGTGGGTCATCTAGTACCCCATGGACCCCTGACCAGACCCTCTGAACTGCTCAGCTACCTGGCCAATGTACAGGGACTGcag GTGGAATACAAAGACTTCCCCAAAAACAACAAGAATGAATTTGTATCGCTGATCAACTGCTCCTCCCAGCCCCCCCTCATCAGCCACGGCATTGGCAAGGACGTGGAGTCCTGTCACGACATG GCTGCCTTGAATATCCTGAAGATTCTGTCAGAGCTGGACCAGCACCAGCAGCAGACCAATGACAGGGCAGGGAATGCACCACTCTCTGG GTGTGGTAAACAGGACATGGAGGGCAGTGACTCTCTCCTCATCAAACAGGCTAACTCAAGCACCTTGGGACAACAGACTCTGGATGGCACTGTCTAG
- the LOC118400495 gene encoding double-stranded RNA-binding protein Staufen homolog 1-like isoform X1 has product MFQCPGNSVSSAAASPMQQLSQPQPGYSIPCASSPLPSESASHPLRSSALPLGSATPFSPTSTVSNMANPKEKTPMCLVNELARFNKIQPEYKLLCEQGPAHSKIFSVRLSLGDQHWEAEGTSIKKAQHSAAATAMAQTTMPKPSMRNNTRNNTVDCMTQTVELNSLCMKLGMKPMYKPIDPYPGMRPPSFNYNIRAPGPYQRSMQQYYYPFPPVGPVLYHMELNIGGQQFHGKGRTRQLAKHDAASKALKSLQKEPILLQQLPEMNGEDTEENLNKSEISQVFEIALKRNMPVNFEVLKEAGPPHMKSFMVRVAVGEFCGEGEGKSKKIAKKLAATAVLEELRRLPQLIPCVEKMQPARIKKKTKSIIKLQTSPEYGQGMNPISRLAQIQQAKKEKEPEYNMLTERGLPRRREFVMQVTVCGQCAEGLGPSKKVAKKNAAEKMLELLGFKVPQPQPHKPALKTDEKVPLKKNGDGRKVTFFEPGSVEESQSLGSKEEDYRLPFLSHQQLPAGILLMVPEVAQAVGASPSQGHQNKDYGPRANPAKATLTAIIANELLYAGASLTAETILKSQNSVGHLVPHGPLTRPSELLSYLANVQGLQVEYKDFPKNNKNEFVSLINCSSQPPLISHGIGKDVESCHDMAALNILKILSELDQHQQQTNDRAGNAPLSGCGKQDMEGSDSLLIKQANSSTLGQQTLDGTV; this is encoded by the exons ATGTTCCAGTGTCCGGGTAACTCTGTGTCCAGCGCTGCTGCCAGCCCCATGCAGCAGctgtctcagccccagccagggTACAGCATCCCCTGTGCCTCGAGTCCCCTGCCCTCTGAGAGCGCCAGTCACCCTCTCCGGAGCTCAGCCCTGCCCTTGGGCTCAGCCACTCCCTTCAGCCCCACCTCcacag tatCTAACATGGCAAACCCTAAAGAGAAGACCCCCATGTGTCTGGTGAATGAGTTAGCCCGTTTCAATAAGATCCAGCCTGAGTATAAGCTGCTCTGTGAGCAAGGACCAGCTCACTCCAAG ATCTTCTCAGTGAGGTTATCGCTAGGGGATCAGCACTGGGAGGCAGAGGGGACCAGCATAAAGAAGGCCCAGCACTCTGCAGCTGCCACAGCCATGGCCCAGACTACAATGCCCAAACCTAGCATGAGGAACAATACCCGCAACAACACAG TAGACTGCATGACGCAAACGGTGGAGCTGAATTCCCTCTGTATGAAGTTAGGGATGAAGCCTATGTACAAGCCCATAGACCCTTACCCTGGGATGAGACCACCCAGCTTCAACTACAACATCAGGGCACCGGGGCCTTACCAACGCTCCATGCAACA GTACTACTACCCGTTTCCCCCAGTGGGGCCTGTGCTGTACCACATGGAGCTGAACATCGGGGGTCAGCAGTTCCACGGGAAGGGGCGTACGCGGCAGCTCGCCAAACACGACGCCGCCTCCAAGGCCCTGAAGAGTCTGCAGAAGGAGCCCATACTGCTGCAGCAGCTGCCTGAG ATGAATGGAGAAGACACTGAAGAGAACCTCAACAAATCAGAAATCAGCCAGGTGTTTGAGATCGCACTGAAGAGGAACATGCCTGTCAACTTTGAG GTTCTGAAGGAGGCAGGTCCTCCCCACATGAAGAGCTTCATGGTGCGTGTGGCGGTGGGGGAGTTCTGTGGTGAGGGCGAGGGCAAGAGTAAGAAGATCGCTAAGAAGCTGGCAGCTACAGCCGTGCTGGAGGAACTGAGGAGACTGCCCCAGCTGATCCCCTGCGTGGAAAAGATGCAGCCAGCACGCATCAAGAAGAAGACCAAGTCCATCATTAAG CTGCAGACCAGTCCAGAATATGGCCAGGGCATGAACCCCATCAGCAGACTGGCTCAGATCCAGCAGGCTAAGAAAGAGAAGGAACCAGAGTACAACATGCTGACAGAGAGGGGGCTGCCCAGACGCAGGGAGTTTGTTATGCAG GTGACGGTGTGTGGTCAGTGTGCGGAGGGCTTGGGCCCCAGTAAGAAGGTAGCAAAGAAGAACGCAGCAGAGAAGATGCTGGAGCTTCTAGGTTTCAAAGTGCCTCAGCCGCAGCCCCACAAACCTGCGCTCAAAACGGACGAAAAG GTTCCACTGAAGAAAAATGGAGATGGGAGGAAAGTGACCTTCTTTGAGCCAGGCTCTGTGGAAGAGAGCCAGTCGCTGG GTTCCAAGGAGGAGGACTACCGCCTGCCCTTCCTCAGCCACCAGCAGCTCCCAGCAGGCATTCTGCTCATGGTGCCCGAGGTGGCCCAGGCTGTAGGGGCCAGCCCTAGCCAGGGGCACCAGAACAAGGACTACGGTCCCCGGGCCAACCCTGCCAAG gcCACCTTGACGGCCATCATCGCCAATGAGCTGCTGTACGCTGGTGCCTCCCTGACCGCCGAGACCATTCTGAAGAGCCAGAACAGTGTGGGTCATCTAGTACCCCATGGACCCCTGACCAGACCCTCTGAACTGCTCAGCTACCTGGCCAATGTACAGGGACTGcag GTGGAATACAAAGACTTCCCCAAAAACAACAAGAATGAATTTGTATCGCTGATCAACTGCTCCTCCCAGCCCCCCCTCATCAGCCACGGCATTGGCAAGGACGTGGAGTCCTGTCACGACATG GCTGCCTTGAATATCCTGAAGATTCTGTCAGAGCTGGACCAGCACCAGCAGCAGACCAATGACAGGGCAGGGAATGCACCACTCTCTGG GTGTGGTAAACAGGACATGGAGGGCAGTGACTCTCTCCTCATCAAACAGGCTAACTCAAGCACCTTGGGACAACAGACTCTGGATGGCACTGTCTAG